AAACCACTTAAAGGTGGTACCCCAGCTAGTGACAATCCTGCCAGGAAGAAGGTCCAACCAAGCACAGGATATGCTCCTAACATTCCGCCCATTTTCGCTAGTTTTGTTGTTCCTGTAATCCTTTCAGTAACACCACTTAACAAGAATAGACAAGACTTCACTATAATGTGGTGAACAATATAGAATATTGCTCCCGCAATGGCTAGAGGTGTGTAAAGCCCCAAGCCCATGATCATATAACCTACCTGACTTATAATATGGTAAGACAGGATTCTCTTGAAATCCATCTGGCCAATGGCTCCTAATACCCCAAAGAACATTGTGCCTGCACCCATGGCAAGGATAATGTTGTGTGTATATACTGGGTCATGAACGAATATTAGTGTAAATACACGAATTAAAGCATAAACACCTACTTTGGTTAACAGGCCACCGAATAAGGCGCTGATGGCTGTAGGAGGCTCATAGTAGGACTGGGGCAGCCAGAAGTATAGTGGGAATAGGGACCCCTTCATTCCAAAAACAACTAGAAAGATCATGGATATGACAAGCAGTACACCCTGATCCTCTACCTGGGCAATTTTTGCTGCTGCATCAGCCATGTTTAGTGTACCCACTACACCGTAAAGCATGGCCAGTCCCATTAGAAACAAGACTGATGAAACCATATTCATAACAACATATTTAAACGATTCTCTTAGCTGCCCAGGCTCCCCACCTAAAACAATGAGAATATATGATGCTATCAGCATTATCTCAAAGAATACAAATAAGTTAAACAGGTCACCTGTCAAGAAGGAACCATTGATACCAACCATTAACAGCTGGTAAAAGGGATAATAGAAATGCTTTTCCCTGCCCGGGTCTATGGTTTTATATGAAAAGAACAGACAGGCAGCAGCAACAATATTACTTAAGATAACCATTATTACCGCAAACACATCAGCTACTAATACAATACCAAAGGGCGGCAGCCAGTTTCCTGCATGGAAAACCTGAATACCCTCAGTTGTAACAACTGATGCAAGGTAAAAGGCAACAATTATTCCCAGGATAGTTACTCCGGTACTAATAGTCTTTTGAGCCCTTATATTTTTCTGGAACAAAAGCATTATTATAGCAGCTAACAGGGGTAACAGTACGGGATAAATTACCAGGTTGTTACTCATCGTCTACCCCCCTTAACTTGTCCAAGTCATCAGTTTTCAATGTCTGGTAAGCCCTGTATGCTAGAACAAGCACAAAGGATGTTACACCAAAGCCAATAACAATGGCTGTCAAGATCAGGGCTTGAGGCAATGGGTCAGTGAAAGGTCCCGCCCCTATAATAATTGGGGGAGCCCCCCTTTTTAATTTGCCCATTGTCAAAATCATCAACAGAACTCCATGGGACAATAGTGCTGTTCCCAGAATAACCCTCAGCATACTTCTTGATAACAATAGGTAGGTTCCTGCGGCAAAGAGAACACCTATTACCAGAGACATCATAAGTTCCATTATTTATTCTCTCCTATTGTCATGATTACTGTCATGGCACTGCCGACTACAGTTAGATAGACACCCAGGTCAAATATTACAGCTGACGCAAGCTCTACCTTGCCGAAGACAGGAAATGTATAGTACTCAAAAAATTGGGTTAAAAAGGGATATCCAAATACCATGCCGCCCATCCCTGAAAGTACTGCAATTAAAAGCCCAACTGCAATCATTATTTTGAAATCATAGTTCATGTTTTGGGTTATAAATTTAGAACCAAAGGCTACATACATGAGAACTATGGCTGCAGCACTCATTAGACCTGCAATAAATCCTCCACCAGGCATATTGTGCCCTGCAAAAAATAGGAAGATGGAAAAGGCAAGGATTAAATATAATGCCCTTTGAGCAATAGTCTGCAAAATAACGTTGTTAATCATTTTACTCATTTTCATGGGCTTTTCCTCCCTTCCTAATTGCCAGCTTGATCATTGCATATACACCTAACCCCGCAATACCCAAAACAGCAATTTCACCTAATGTATCAAGCCCCCTGAAATCCACCAGGATAACGTTTACAGCATTTGTACCTCCACCAAGCTTTTTAGTATTTTCTATAAAGTAATGGGAAATAGGCTCAAAGTACTTATTGCTGTGTCCTATTAGGGTTAATGTTGTAGCTAATGCACCTGTAAGCAATGCGGCAACAACATTGATTCCCTTGACCCTTGCGGGTGTGTCATGCTCTGACAGAAATTTTGGCAATCTGCTAAAGGCTAATAGGAACAGGGCCAGGGTTACAGTTTCTACCAGCAGCTGGGTTAAAGCCAGGTCAGGAGCCCTAAATATTACAAACAGGAGGGCAACTGTATAACCTACAACACCTAATGATACTATTGCAGCAAGCCTGCTCTTTAAGAAAACAACCCCTAGAGCACCTGCCACTAATATTAGTGCCATTACAACCTCGAAGAAGGCTACCTCTGCTAAATCCGCGGTGCTGATTATTAAAGCATCCTTCATAAATATGGTTCCACCTACAACAAGCAAAGTATAGAGTATGATAAACAGGTTGTAATCTCGCAGGAAGCCTGTCATCTGAATATTAGTTATCCTCAATGCTCCATTAAGCACTGCTGGAACTGCCCAATCATAAAAGCGGTTAGAGCTTGGCGTTCCAGGTACTCTGGCAAGAGCAGCCTTGAGCTGGTCAAGTCTATAATACAGCACCAGACCCACAATAATTACTACTAAACTCATTGCCAGGGGCAGGTTTAATCCATGCCAGTGGTAAATTTTCACGTAGAAGGGAGCACCTGTAATGGCAACAACTGCAGGCTCAATAATACTTTTAGCAACTAGACCTGGGAAAAGCCCTATAATCACGTTAATACTTACTAAAAGCAGTCCTGGAAGCAGCAATCCAACTGGAGCTTCATGGGGATGCTTGGGAGTTTCCTTTGTTACTTCACCACTGAAAAATACCTTGTGGAAAATACTCACTGAATACACAAAGGTAAATATACTGGCACACAAGGCTATTAGCGGAAACAGCCATGCATAGGGATGGATGAATGCCAGGTTGGCTGTTACTGCTTCAACAGAGGCAGTAAAGAACAACTCCTTGCTTAGGAACCCGTTAAAGGGGGGCACCCCTGCCATGGCCAGGGAGCCTATAACTGCAATGGCGGCAGTATACGGCATGACCTTTGCTAATCCTCGTAATTTGCTAATGTCCCTGGTGCCTGTTTCATGGTCCACAATACCAACCATTAAAAACAGGCTGCCTTTAAAGGCTGAATGATTGAACAGGTGGAAAATACCACCCATTATTGCTCCTGGGGTTCCATAGCCTATCAGGGTTATAATAAGTCCCAGCTGGCTTATTGTAGAAAAGGCCAGAATAGCCTTTAAGTCTTTTTGTTTTAAGGCTAGATAGGAGCCCAGCATTAGTGAACCTAAACCAATAGAGGATACTGTTAAAAACCAGAATTCTGTGCCGCCTAAAGCCCCGGTCATACGGGCAATAAGGTAAATACCTGCTTTTACCATTGTTGCAGAGTGCAGGTAGCAGCTAATTGGAGTAGGTGCTTCCATTGCGTCCGGCAGCCAAATATGGAAGGGAATCTGGGCTGATTTAGAGAATGCTCCTAAAAGAACCAGGATTGTAATAGGGATATAAAAGCCACTTTCTTTTATTAAAGCTGCCTGGGCTATTATTTCTCTTACCTCAAAGGTTCCTGTGAGGACCCATAACATAACAATACCTGCCAGCATGGAAAAGCCACCTATTACTGTTATCAGCATTGACTTTTGTGCTCCATAGCGGGAACGTTCCTTATGATACCAGAAACCAATTAGTAAGAAGGAAGAAAAACTAGTTAGCTCCCAAAAGATATACATGAGGATCAGGTTGTTTGACATAACAACCCCTAGCATTGCTCCCATGAAAAGCAGAATAAATACATAAAAATTAGTGAGGTTTTCTTTTGTTGATAGGTAATAGATGGAGTAAACTATTACAGCAAAACCTATACCTGTAATCAGAAAACCAAAGAGTAAACTTAACCCATCAAGATAAAGAGAAAAGTTTACGCCTATGGATGGTACCCAGTTGTAGAATACTGTAACTGGTTCGCCGCTCATCACTGTTGGCAGCTGTTTTACTAACCAAATAAACAAGGTTAGTGGCAGCAAAGATACTACCCAGCCAATCTTGTTACCCGCTGCTTTTCGCAGCAGAGGTACTAGCATAGCTAGAATAAATGGCGACAATACTACGGCTAAAAAGCTCAAGTTGGCCTACCTCCTCCTTCTCCGTTCTTTTTACATTTGACCTCTCTCTATGCTAAACTGGCAGAAAATCGCCAGACAAAAAAATATTAACCGTGCATAAATATTAACTATATATAAAGAAAAGGCTTGTCCTGATGCAAAAAAATTACCCTGATACGGGATAAAAAAAGCTGAATCTATTCCCATTGTAATTCATTCAGGGTTAATTTTAGCATATAGGATTTTTCTTTTCAATATATTATATTACCATTGAATGCAGAAATACTGATATATATGCAGCTTATATATATATAAGCTTTCTTTATAATATGAAATGTTAGTCATGAAAGGATTATCAAACCCTGGTCCAAGCTATAAATTTTAATTAGGACTGCTTTGGGTTATATTCCATTATTTGGCCATTTATATCAAGATATACAACCCTTTCAATCATGGCATTTTTTATCATCCTTCTGCACATCAGGCATGGCTCGCCAGATGCTGCTGTAC
This genomic stretch from Desulfitibacter alkalitolerans DSM 16504 harbors:
- a CDS encoding Na+/H+ antiporter subunit D — its product is MSNNLVIYPVLLPLLAAIIMLLFQKNIRAQKTISTGVTILGIIVAFYLASVVTTEGIQVFHAGNWLPPFGIVLVADVFAVIMVILSNIVAAACLFFSYKTIDPGREKHFYYPFYQLLMVGINGSFLTGDLFNLFVFFEIMLIASYILIVLGGEPGQLRESFKYVVMNMVSSVLFLMGLAMLYGVVGTLNMADAAAKIAQVEDQGVLLVISMIFLVVFGMKGSLFPLYFWLPQSYYEPPTAISALFGGLLTKVGVYALIRVFTLIFVHDPVYTHNIILAMGAGTMFFGVLGAIGQMDFKRILSYHIISQVGYMIMGLGLYTPLAIAGAIFYIVHHIIVKSCLFLLSGVTERITGTTKLAKMGGMLGAYPVLGWTFFLAGLSLAGVPPLSGFFSKFVLIQGGLLIHSYPIVFVAILVSVLTLLSMMKIFIYVFWGVEKEIPAENKGYNYLQIMPPALALVGMSIFLGLYAEWIMGYAIMAAEQLMNPEIYINSVLIKE
- a CDS encoding Na(+)/H(+) antiporter subunit C; its protein translation is MELMMSLVIGVLFAAGTYLLLSRSMLRVILGTALLSHGVLLMILTMGKLKRGAPPIIIGAGPFTDPLPQALILTAIVIGFGVTSFVLVLAYRAYQTLKTDDLDKLRGVDDE
- a CDS encoding Na(+)/H(+) antiporter subunit B translates to MKMSKMINNVILQTIAQRALYLILAFSIFLFFAGHNMPGGGFIAGLMSAAAIVLMYVAFGSKFITQNMNYDFKIMIAVGLLIAVLSGMGGMVFGYPFLTQFFEYYTFPVFGKVELASAVIFDLGVYLTVVGSAMTVIMTIGENK
- the mbhE gene encoding hydrogen gas-evolving membrane-bound hydrogenase subunit E, encoding MSFLAVVLSPFILAMLVPLLRKAAGNKIGWVVSLLPLTLFIWLVKQLPTVMSGEPVTVFYNWVPSIGVNFSLYLDGLSLLFGFLITGIGFAVIVYSIYYLSTKENLTNFYVFILLFMGAMLGVVMSNNLILMYIFWELTSFSSFLLIGFWYHKERSRYGAQKSMLITVIGGFSMLAGIVMLWVLTGTFEVREIIAQAALIKESGFYIPITILVLLGAFSKSAQIPFHIWLPDAMEAPTPISCYLHSATMVKAGIYLIARMTGALGGTEFWFLTVSSIGLGSLMLGSYLALKQKDLKAILAFSTISQLGLIITLIGYGTPGAIMGGIFHLFNHSAFKGSLFLMVGIVDHETGTRDISKLRGLAKVMPYTAAIAVIGSLAMAGVPPFNGFLSKELFFTASVEAVTANLAFIHPYAWLFPLIALCASIFTFVYSVSIFHKVFFSGEVTKETPKHPHEAPVGLLLPGLLLVSINVIIGLFPGLVAKSIIEPAVVAITGAPFYVKIYHWHGLNLPLAMSLVVIIVGLVLYYRLDQLKAALARVPGTPSSNRFYDWAVPAVLNGALRITNIQMTGFLRDYNLFIILYTLLVVGGTIFMKDALIISTADLAEVAFFEVVMALILVAGALGVVFLKSRLAAIVSLGVVGYTVALLFVIFRAPDLALTQLLVETVTLALFLLAFSRLPKFLSEHDTPARVKGINVVAALLTGALATTLTLIGHSNKYFEPISHYFIENTKKLGGGTNAVNVILVDFRGLDTLGEIAVLGIAGLGVYAMIKLAIRKGGKAHENE